Proteins from a single region of Pseudopedobacter saltans DSM 12145:
- a CDS encoding succinate dehydrogenase cytochrome b subunit, which yields MSNFSKTFSSTLGRKLIMCLTGLFLCAFLVVHLIGNLQLFANDGGYAFNKYAYFMTHFTPIKVISYLLYISIIVHTVWAIIITSKNKAARPVSYAVKGANGSIWSSRNMGILGTIIFLFVVIHMSNFWYKYHWGATPYVEYSTNLSTGETQAREITEAEYGKQYVTYVDNGIEVVKSKDLYKEVAFAFSNPIYSLFYVLAMAALAFHLLHGFQSAFQTLGWDNSKYKPLVNFLGIWIFSIAIPIGFALMPIYFFLFK from the coding sequence ATGAGCAATTTTTCAAAAACGTTTTCTTCCACACTAGGGAGAAAGCTGATTATGTGTTTAACAGGCTTATTTTTATGCGCTTTTCTTGTCGTACATTTAATTGGTAACTTACAATTATTTGCTAATGACGGAGGATACGCGTTTAATAAATATGCTTATTTCATGACCCACTTTACACCTATTAAGGTGATTTCTTACTTGCTCTATATTTCCATTATAGTGCATACTGTTTGGGCTATTATTATTACTTCTAAAAATAAGGCAGCCCGTCCTGTATCTTACGCAGTAAAAGGAGCTAACGGAAGTATCTGGTCTTCAAGAAATATGGGCATATTAGGAACCATTATTTTCCTTTTTGTTGTTATTCACATGAGCAATTTTTGGTACAAATACCACTGGGGTGCAACTCCATATGTAGAGTACTCAACTAATTTATCTACCGGGGAGACCCAGGCCAGAGAAATTACAGAAGCGGAATACGGCAAGCAGTATGTAACGTATGTAGATAATGGGATAGAGGTAGTTAAATCTAAAGATTTATATAAAGAAGTAGCTTTTGCTTTTTCTAACCCTATTTATTCATTATTCTATGTTTTAGCAATGGCGGCATTGGCATTCCACTTATTACATGGATTCCAAAGTGCATTTCAAACATTAGGCTGGGATAATAGCAAATACAAACCTTTGGTTAACTTCTTAGGTATTTGGATTTTTTCAATTGCTATTCCTATTGGGTTTGCACTTATGCCAATCTATTTCTTTTTATTTAAATAA
- a CDS encoding fumarate reductase/succinate dehydrogenase flavoprotein subunit, which yields MKLDANIPSGPLAEKWNKHKFDLKLVNPANKRKYTIIVVGTGLAGASAAASLGELGYNVKAFCFQDSARRAHSIAAQGGINAAKNYQNDGDSTYRLFYDTIKGGDYRAREANVYRLAEVSANIIDQCVAQGVPFAREYGGLLDNRSFGGAQVSRTFYAKGQTGQQLLLGAYSALNRQIKAGKVQMYTRTEMLDVVKIDGEAKGIVTRNLVTGAIETHAGHAVLLCTGGYGNVFYLSTNAMGSNVTAAWRAHKQGAFFANPCYTQIHPTCIPVTGDHQSKLTLMSESLRNDGRVWVPKTRELAEKVRKGELKAKDIKEDDRDYFLERKYPSFGNLVPRDVASRNAKQMCDDKRGVGKTGLAVYLDFADAIKRLGKETVEEKYGNLFDMYLQITDENPYEQPMRIYPAVHYTMGGLWVDYNLMTTVPGLYALGECNFSDHGANRLGASALMQGLADGYFVIPYTIGDYLAKIGPAKVDESHPAFAKAKQDVIDLTNKLLSLKGTKTVDEYHRDLGHIMWEYCGMARTAEGLQKAKKLIAELRADFWKNVIVLGENEEVNQSLEKAGRVADFLELGELMVDDAYNRAESCGGHFREESQTPEGEALRDDENFAYVAAWEYTGDNQPEVLHKEELVFENVKLTQRSYK from the coding sequence ATGAAGTTAGATGCTAACATTCCATCAGGCCCATTAGCGGAAAAATGGAATAAACATAAATTCGACCTTAAACTTGTAAATCCTGCCAACAAAAGAAAATATACTATTATTGTTGTAGGTACTGGTCTTGCAGGGGCATCTGCTGCTGCATCTTTGGGAGAATTGGGATATAATGTGAAAGCGTTTTGCTTTCAGGATAGCGCGAGGAGAGCACACTCTATTGCAGCACAAGGTGGTATAAATGCTGCTAAAAATTACCAAAACGATGGTGACTCGACTTACCGCTTATTTTATGATACTATTAAAGGAGGTGACTACAGAGCAAGGGAGGCAAACGTTTACCGTTTAGCTGAAGTATCTGCAAACATTATCGACCAATGTGTTGCACAAGGTGTTCCTTTCGCCCGCGAATATGGAGGTTTGTTAGACAACCGTTCTTTTGGTGGAGCACAGGTTTCCAGAACCTTTTATGCTAAAGGGCAAACTGGGCAACAACTTCTTTTAGGTGCATATTCTGCATTAAACCGTCAAATAAAAGCTGGAAAAGTACAAATGTACACGCGTACAGAGATGCTTGACGTAGTAAAAATTGACGGAGAAGCCAAAGGTATTGTTACCAGGAACCTTGTAACTGGAGCAATTGAAACACATGCCGGACACGCTGTATTACTTTGTACTGGCGGTTACGGAAACGTATTCTACCTTTCTACCAATGCAATGGGTTCTAACGTAACCGCAGCATGGAGAGCACACAAACAAGGCGCCTTCTTTGCAAACCCTTGTTATACGCAAATTCACCCTACTTGTATTCCGGTAACAGGAGATCATCAATCTAAATTGACTTTAATGTCTGAGTCTTTAAGAAATGATGGTAGAGTTTGGGTTCCTAAAACAAGAGAGTTGGCAGAAAAAGTTAGAAAAGGAGAATTAAAAGCTAAAGATATCAAAGAAGACGATAGAGATTACTTCTTAGAAAGGAAATATCCTTCTTTTGGTAACCTTGTTCCTCGTGACGTTGCTTCCAGAAATGCGAAACAAATGTGTGATGACAAACGCGGGGTAGGTAAAACAGGCTTAGCTGTTTACTTAGACTTCGCAGACGCTATCAAACGTTTAGGAAAGGAAACAGTGGAAGAAAAATACGGAAACTTATTCGATATGTATTTACAGATTACAGACGAAAATCCGTATGAACAACCAATGAGAATCTATCCTGCTGTTCACTATACAATGGGTGGGCTTTGGGTTGATTATAATTTAATGACTACTGTTCCTGGACTATATGCTTTAGGAGAATGTAATTTCTCTGACCATGGTGCTAACCGCTTAGGTGCTTCTGCATTAATGCAAGGTTTAGCCGATGGTTACTTTGTAATCCCTTATACTATTGGAGATTATTTAGCTAAAATTGGCCCTGCGAAGGTTGATGAATCTCATCCGGCTTTTGCAAAAGCTAAACAAGACGTCATCGATTTAACGAATAAACTTTTATCTCTTAAAGGAACTAAAACTGTTGACGAATATCACCGTGATTTAGGGCACATCATGTGGGAATATTGTGGTATGGCCCGTACAGCAGAAGGTTTACAAAAAGCTAAGAAATTAATTGCTGAACTGAGAGCTGACTTCTGGAAAAACGTTATTGTTCTTGGTGAGAACGAAGAAGTTAACCAATCTTTAGAAAAGGCAGGCAGAGTGGCAGATTTCTTAGAACTTGGGGAGCTAATGGTTGATGATGCCTATAACAGGGCAGAATCTTGTGGTGGTCACTTCAGAGAGGAAAGCCAAACACCGGAAGGAGAAGCTTTAAGGGATGACGAAAACTTCGCTTATGTTGCTGCCTGGGAATACACTGGTGATAACCAACCGGAGGTTTTACATAAGGAAGAACTTGTTTTTGAAAATGTTAAATTAACACAACGTAGTTATAAATAG
- a CDS encoding succinate dehydrogenase/fumarate reductase iron-sulfur subunit, protein MSAHMNLTLKVWRQKNSQTPGKFVTYPANNIADDMSFLEMLDVVNEDLVKKKEDPIQFDHDCREGICGMCSLMINGSPHGPKQGITTCQLHMRSFKDGDTIVIEPWRAAAFPVLKDLTVDRGSFERIQQAGGYVSVNTGGVPDANTIPIPKRIADEAFSSAECIGCGACVAACKNASAMLFVSAKVSQYALLPQGQTERYERAIAMVNQMDEEGFGGCTNTYACEAECPKGIKVTNIARMNREYFNAKFIKG, encoded by the coding sequence ATGAGTGCACATATGAATCTGACGCTAAAAGTTTGGCGCCAAAAAAATAGTCAGACTCCGGGTAAATTCGTTACTTACCCAGCTAACAATATAGCAGACGATATGTCTTTCTTAGAAATGTTAGACGTCGTTAACGAAGATCTTGTAAAAAAGAAAGAAGATCCTATCCAATTCGATCACGATTGTCGTGAAGGTATTTGTGGGATGTGTTCTTTGATGATAAACGGATCTCCTCACGGACCAAAACAAGGAATTACTACTTGCCAGCTTCACATGAGAAGCTTTAAAGATGGTGATACTATCGTTATTGAACCTTGGAGAGCTGCTGCATTCCCTGTTTTAAAAGACTTAACTGTAGATAGAGGATCTTTTGAAAGAATTCAACAAGCTGGTGGTTATGTTTCTGTAAACACTGGTGGTGTTCCCGATGCTAACACTATTCCAATTCCCAAGAGAATTGCAGACGAGGCTTTCAGCTCGGCAGAATGTATTGGTTGCGGAGCTTGTGTTGCTGCATGTAAAAATGCTTCTGCCATGTTATTTGTTTCTGCAAAAGTTTCTCAGTACGCTTTGTTACCACAAGGACAAACTGAGCGTTATGAAAGAGCTATTGCAATGGTGAACCAAATGGACGAAGAAGGATTTGGCGGATGTACAAATACTTATGCTTGTGAGGCCGAATGTCCAAAAGGTATCAAAGTAACAAATATCGCCCGCATGAACAGAGAATACTTCAACGCGAAGTTTATTAAGGGATAA
- a CDS encoding LiaF transmembrane domain-containing protein, with protein sequence MENQENDINYHKPYRSSGKIFFGFMLAAVGTLLLSKKFGYEYPDWLISWPMLLIVLGFGKIIKSGLSNLSWVPFMAIGGIFLAGKIDPTLDISNYILPVILISLGLFVMFGKSKNTEKCLRRRDRFKKKYRSKTSTGERVNDDTIESIAIFGEVKKTVYSQDFKGGEVITIMGGAQINLSQADIQDVVIIEAIQVFGGTKLIIPQNWQVVTEMAAIFGGIQDKRDFYASEPNTNKKIIIKGVSIFGGIDIKNY encoded by the coding sequence ATGGAGAATCAAGAAAACGATATTAATTATCACAAACCATATAGAAGCAGCGGTAAAATTTTCTTTGGTTTTATGCTGGCAGCAGTTGGAACATTACTCTTATCCAAAAAATTCGGTTACGAATATCCCGATTGGCTGATCAGCTGGCCAATGTTGCTTATTGTTTTGGGTTTCGGGAAGATTATAAAAAGCGGATTATCTAATTTATCGTGGGTTCCGTTTATGGCGATTGGAGGAATTTTTCTCGCAGGAAAAATAGATCCTACTTTAGACATTAGTAATTATATTTTACCTGTGATTCTTATCTCGCTTGGCCTTTTTGTAATGTTTGGCAAAAGCAAAAACACGGAAAAATGTTTGAGAAGGAGAGATAGGTTTAAAAAAAAATATCGTTCGAAAACTAGCACAGGGGAACGTGTAAACGATGATACAATAGAAAGTATTGCTATTTTCGGCGAAGTCAAAAAGACCGTTTACTCTCAGGATTTTAAAGGCGGCGAGGTTATCACCATTATGGGTGGTGCACAAATAAACTTAAGCCAGGCAGATATACAAGATGTCGTTATTATCGAAGCAATACAGGTTTTCGGAGGGACCAAACTGATTATCCCACAGAACTGGCAGGTTGTAACTGAAATGGCAGCTATTTTTGGAGGCATACAAGACAAAAGAGACTTTTATGCTTCTGAGCCCAATACTAACAAGAAAATAATTATAAAAGGTGTTTCAATTTTTGGAGGAATTGACATAAAAAACTACTAA
- a CDS encoding DUF4288 domain-containing protein: MEWYSAKLVYQISNTENDTVQFDEQLRIINAISKELAYEIANQLGYINQEKVVTDSGATLNWNFIAVTEVKYIGEVKHGAEIYSSIKDTPKELFLEETSKKAAYLKDSYSTSLEKAF, encoded by the coding sequence ATGGAATGGTACTCAGCAAAATTAGTTTATCAAATTAGCAATACAGAAAATGATACTGTTCAGTTTGATGAACAGTTAAGAATTATAAACGCTATCAGCAAGGAACTTGCTTATGAAATAGCAAACCAACTGGGGTATATCAATCAGGAGAAAGTTGTTACAGATTCGGGAGCCACATTAAACTGGAATTTTATTGCGGTTACCGAAGTTAAGTATATCGGGGAAGTTAAACACGGTGCTGAAATTTATTCTTCGATCAAAGACACCCCTAAGGAGCTATTTCTGGAGGAAACAAGCAAGAAGGCTGCTTATTTAAAAGATTCTTACTCAACTTCCTTGGAAAAAGCTTTTTAA
- a CDS encoding sensor histidine kinase, whose amino-acid sequence MSLSQFKNIGFKPSFTLLWVMCVSLHIFTVRMLGFSLEISVIDALIFYCIISGDCWLISRSLNYYLPEGGKFYVIIGWSFTLAVISNIFIYFISPLLNIGDGDAYRQYLASSFFIKLAFSFLLIGWVSLICAFWYNKQEEERLEERRRESEKLNKEAELASLREKLQPHFLFNSLNSISSLTFSQPEQARKMIQQLSDFLRGTIKKDDQLTSLSQEIQHLQLYLDIEKVRFGSRLNTSINCPCEVEELYVPNMILQPIVENAIKFGLYNTLGEIEISVRCVLENDLLVIETRNPFDPENCPPKKGLGFGLENVKRRLSLLYNRNNLLKTDTDNNIFITRIFIPL is encoded by the coding sequence ATGAGTCTTTCGCAGTTTAAAAATATCGGATTCAAACCATCATTTACTCTTTTATGGGTAATGTGTGTTTCTCTGCATATTTTTACTGTAAGGATGTTAGGCTTTAGCCTTGAAATAAGCGTTATTGACGCATTGATATTCTACTGCATTATTTCCGGAGATTGCTGGCTAATTTCTCGCTCTCTTAATTATTATCTACCAGAAGGCGGTAAGTTTTATGTGATTATCGGCTGGAGCTTTACATTAGCTGTAATTAGCAACATTTTTATCTATTTTATTTCTCCGTTGCTAAACATTGGAGACGGGGATGCGTACCGGCAATATCTGGCTTCCTCTTTTTTTATAAAGCTGGCATTTTCATTCCTTTTAATTGGCTGGGTATCTTTAATATGCGCTTTCTGGTATAATAAACAGGAAGAAGAAAGGCTGGAGGAACGCAGAAGGGAATCGGAAAAGTTGAATAAAGAAGCCGAGCTTGCTTCTCTGAGAGAGAAACTTCAACCTCATTTTTTATTTAATAGCCTAAATTCTATCAGTTCGCTTACTTTTTCACAACCTGAACAAGCAAGAAAAATGATTCAGCAGTTATCTGACTTTTTGAGGGGTACTATTAAAAAAGACGATCAGCTGACTTCTCTTTCGCAGGAAATACAACATCTGCAGCTGTATTTAGATATAGAAAAAGTACGCTTTGGATCCCGGTTGAATACAAGTATAAACTGTCCCTGCGAGGTGGAAGAACTCTATGTTCCTAATATGATTTTACAACCTATCGTTGAAAATGCTATTAAGTTTGGCTTATACAATACTTTAGGTGAAATAGAAATTTCTGTTCGTTGTGTTCTGGAAAACGACCTTTTGGTAATTGAGACCAGAAACCCTTTTGATCCGGAAAATTGTCCTCCCAAAAAAGGATTGGGTTTTGGATTAGAAAACGTTAAGAGAAGGCTTTCTCTATTGTACAACAGAAACAATCTACTAAAAACAGATACTGATAACAATATATTTATAACGCGTATATTTATACCTCTATAG
- a CDS encoding LytR/AlgR family response regulator transcription factor yields MTKAIIIDDEYLARNIIREYLKAYPNIEIVMECENGFDALKAIKEHQPQLIFLDIQMPKITGFEMLELCENKPEVVFTTAFEEYAIKAFEANAVDYLLKPFSQERFNKAVDKFVDGYTNHQKIKELMEESSPATQTERVVVKIGNQIKIIPFFDILFIEASDDYVNIYTQTEFFLKNKTMAFFEKSLDQRDFVRVHRSYIVRVSEIQKIEPYEKDGHIVLLKTGHKIPVSRTGYPKLRAALGW; encoded by the coding sequence ATGACGAAAGCGATTATCATAGATGACGAATATTTAGCAAGAAACATCATTCGGGAGTATCTTAAAGCATATCCGAATATTGAAATCGTTATGGAATGTGAAAATGGTTTTGACGCGTTAAAAGCAATTAAAGAGCACCAGCCTCAACTTATTTTTCTTGATATACAAATGCCTAAAATAACTGGTTTTGAGATGTTGGAACTATGCGAAAATAAACCGGAAGTTGTTTTTACCACTGCTTTTGAGGAGTATGCGATTAAAGCTTTCGAAGCGAATGCGGTAGATTATTTGCTTAAGCCCTTTAGCCAGGAGCGTTTTAATAAAGCTGTCGATAAATTTGTTGATGGTTATACCAATCATCAAAAAATAAAAGAGCTTATGGAAGAATCTTCTCCTGCTACACAAACAGAAAGAGTTGTTGTAAAAATTGGGAATCAGATTAAGATCATCCCTTTCTTTGATATTCTTTTTATAGAAGCCTCGGATGATTATGTAAATATCTACACTCAAACTGAGTTTTTTTTAAAGAACAAAACGATGGCCTTTTTCGAAAAGTCTTTAGATCAAAGAGATTTTGTGCGAGTGCACCGGTCTTACATCGTAAGAGTTAGCGAAATACAAAAAATTGAACCTTATGAGAAAGATGGTCATATTGTTCTGCTTAAAACCGGGCATAAAATTCCCGTAAGCCGAACGGGCTATCCAAAGTTGAGGGCTGCTTTGGGTTGGTAG
- the apaG gene encoding Co2+/Mg2+ efflux protein ApaG: MVAQITEGVKVSVETIYQPEYSNPSNEHFMFAYRIQIENLGPYSIQLMRRHWHIFDSNGSRREVEGEGVVGQQPIIAPGEVHEYISGCNLQTDMGTMEGAYEMKRLVNEEYIRVNIPKFDLIAPFKLN; the protein is encoded by the coding sequence ATGGTGGCACAAATTACAGAGGGAGTGAAAGTTTCTGTTGAAACCATCTATCAGCCGGAATATTCGAATCCGTCTAATGAACATTTTATGTTCGCATACAGAATCCAGATAGAAAATCTAGGGCCTTATTCTATTCAGTTGATGAGAAGACATTGGCATATTTTTGATTCGAACGGAAGTAGAAGAGAGGTGGAAGGTGAAGGTGTAGTTGGTCAACAACCAATTATTGCTCCGGGAGAAGTACATGAATATATTTCGGGATGTAACCTTCAAACAGATATGGGAACGATGGAAGGTGCTTATGAAATGAAACGTCTGGTTAATGAAGAATACATCAGGGTAAACATTCCAAAATTTGATCTGATAGCTCCTTTCAAATTGAACTGA
- the dusB gene encoding tRNA dihydrouridine synthase DusB yields the protein MSVKIGTIDLGEFPLLLAPMEDVSDPPFRYVCKQNGVDLMYTEFISSEGLIRDAAKSRQKLDVFEYERPIGIQIFGSDIDHMFEATEIATQANPDLIDINYGCPVKNVACRGAGSALLQDIDKMVAMTAAVVKATHLPVTVKTRLGWDDNTKNIYEVAERLQDVGIQALSIHGRTRAQMYKGEADWTLIKEVKKNPRIKIPIFGNGDVDSAIKAANWRLEYEIDGIMIGRAAIGYPWIFREVKHFFKTGQHLEGPTIDERVDVCLTHLRKSVEWKGPKTGIFEMRRHYANYFKGVPNFKEYRMKLVSLDSIETIEDVLNDIRNKFDTVLV from the coding sequence ATGTCTGTAAAAATCGGGACTATAGATTTAGGTGAGTTTCCCTTATTGTTGGCTCCTATGGAAGATGTAAGCGACCCTCCATTCAGGTATGTTTGTAAACAAAACGGAGTAGATCTGATGTATACAGAGTTTATCTCTTCCGAAGGATTAATCAGAGATGCAGCAAAAAGCCGTCAGAAACTGGATGTCTTTGAATATGAAAGACCCATTGGTATCCAGATCTTTGGAAGCGATATCGATCATATGTTCGAAGCAACGGAAATAGCAACACAAGCCAATCCTGATTTAATAGATATCAATTACGGCTGCCCTGTTAAAAATGTAGCTTGCAGAGGAGCCGGGTCGGCTTTATTGCAAGATATTGATAAAATGGTGGCGATGACAGCGGCTGTTGTTAAGGCAACTCATTTACCCGTTACAGTAAAAACCAGGTTAGGTTGGGATGATAATACCAAGAATATCTACGAAGTAGCGGAAAGGCTACAGGATGTGGGAATCCAGGCATTATCAATACATGGGCGCACCAGAGCACAAATGTATAAAGGAGAAGCCGATTGGACTTTGATAAAAGAAGTAAAAAAGAACCCACGTATTAAAATCCCTATTTTTGGAAATGGCGATGTGGATTCTGCTATTAAAGCGGCTAATTGGAGGTTGGAATACGAGATAGATGGCATTATGATAGGGAGAGCGGCAATTGGTTATCCCTGGATATTTAGAGAAGTTAAACATTTCTTTAAAACAGGACAACATTTAGAAGGCCCAACTATTGACGAGCGAGTAGACGTATGTTTGACTCATTTAAGGAAGTCAGTAGAATGGAAAGGGCCTAAAACCGGAATATTTGAAATGCGGAGACATTATGCTAACTATTTTAAAGGAGTTCCCAATTTTAAGGAGTATAGAATGAAACTGGTTTCTTTGGATAGTATCGAAACTATCGAGGATGTATTAAACGATATTCGAAACAAATTTGATACAGTTCTGGTTTAG
- a CDS encoding CPBP family intramembrane glutamic endopeptidase codes for MNDSLHYQDKHPLYELLILTFFCFLGGIVFSFFGSITYLIFFGSHLSLTSLSGEGLYQNVNFLRCIQIFSSLGIFIVGPLSFSKFRKYKFATYFQFTKQTELILILLSIAILFASLPLIEYLGNLNSKMSFPESLKALEYWMRQKEDEAMMLTKQLLIMKDYKDLVINLLMIAIIPAIGEELLFRGAVQTIFIKWFSNPHIAIWLAAIIFSAIHVQFYGFIPRMFLGALFGYLLFWGKSLWYPIIGHFINNGSAVIIAYLYQLDGKSVEEIEKTDNFPAYGYIFSALFTLVLLYNFYQRSKNRV; via the coding sequence ATGAACGATAGTCTTCATTATCAAGACAAACATCCATTGTATGAACTTCTAATCCTTACATTTTTCTGTTTTTTGGGTGGTATTGTATTTTCATTTTTTGGGAGCATAACTTATCTTATCTTTTTTGGCAGTCATCTTTCTTTAACATCTCTTTCCGGAGAAGGGCTTTACCAAAATGTCAATTTCTTGAGATGTATACAAATATTTAGCTCGCTTGGGATTTTTATCGTTGGACCGCTATCTTTTTCGAAATTCAGAAAATATAAGTTTGCTACATACTTTCAGTTCACGAAACAAACAGAACTAATTTTAATCCTTCTGAGTATTGCAATTCTTTTTGCTTCCCTTCCACTGATTGAATATCTGGGCAATTTAAACAGTAAAATGTCTTTTCCGGAATCTTTAAAGGCTCTTGAGTATTGGATGCGACAGAAAGAGGATGAAGCCATGATGTTGACCAAACAGCTTTTGATAATGAAAGACTATAAGGATTTGGTGATAAACCTGTTAATGATTGCTATCATACCTGCTATTGGTGAAGAATTACTTTTCAGAGGAGCTGTTCAAACAATTTTTATCAAATGGTTTTCCAATCCACATATTGCTATCTGGCTTGCAGCAATAATTTTCAGCGCGATACACGTACAATTTTATGGGTTTATTCCAAGAATGTTTTTAGGCGCTCTATTTGGATATCTTTTGTTTTGGGGTAAAAGTCTTTGGTATCCAATCATTGGGCATTTTATCAATAACGGATCCGCTGTGATTATTGCTTATTTATATCAATTAGACGGAAAAAGTGTAGAGGAAATTGAAAAAACCGACAACTTTCCAGCTTACGGATATATTTTTAGTGCATTATTTACCTTAGTTTTGCTTTACAACTTTTATCAACGAAGCAAAAACCGTGTATGA
- a CDS encoding putative signal transducing protein: MSNTWVKIYTSQQFIKSEIVRQVLVDYEIDAVLMNKQDSSYKFGNVEVYVHPDNFDKAVEIIIQNEL; encoded by the coding sequence ATGAGTAACACTTGGGTAAAGATTTACACCTCTCAACAGTTCATCAAATCAGAAATTGTAAGACAGGTTCTGGTAGATTACGAAATAGATGCTGTATTAATGAACAAGCAAGACTCCTCTTATAAATTCGGGAATGTTGAGGTCTATGTCCATCCTGATAATTTTGATAAAGCGGTAGAAATTATCATTCAAAACGAACTTTAA
- a CDS encoding phosphatidate cytidylyltransferase, whose amino-acid sequence MKTRAITGFFFIIVMLASLLSGPYVFSFFYVVLGFLCLMEFYKLVDKAGFKPNIAVGGFTGGLTLCYYAYHCIYGFDRLSFGFIILLTCLVFILQLYKKSEFPFTAIAYTFLGIIYTILPFICYFSIAFISGEYNWHLALGFFLLLWGSDTGAYLFGVKFGKTKLFERHSPKKSWEGFLGGVFTSIVIAYAISHFYAEYNVINWIVMALIISCFGTMGDLVESMFKRSINVKDSGNMLPGHGGVLDRFDGLLISAPLVYAYLHLITY is encoded by the coding sequence ATGAAGACCAGAGCAATTACAGGTTTCTTTTTTATTATAGTAATGCTGGCCTCGTTGCTAAGCGGACCTTATGTCTTTTCTTTTTTTTATGTTGTCCTGGGTTTTCTATGCTTAATGGAATTTTATAAATTGGTCGATAAGGCAGGATTTAAACCGAATATTGCTGTCGGAGGTTTTACTGGCGGATTAACTCTCTGCTATTATGCTTATCACTGTATCTACGGTTTTGATCGATTAAGCTTTGGCTTTATAATCCTTTTAACCTGTCTGGTTTTCATTCTCCAACTCTATAAAAAAAGCGAGTTTCCATTCACTGCTATTGCCTATACTTTTTTAGGAATAATATACACCATACTTCCTTTTATCTGTTACTTCTCCATCGCTTTTATTTCCGGAGAATATAACTGGCATCTCGCTTTAGGCTTCTTTCTACTTTTATGGGGAAGTGATACAGGAGCTTATTTATTTGGAGTGAAATTTGGAAAAACTAAACTTTTCGAACGTCATTCCCCTAAGAAATCCTGGGAAGGATTTTTAGGAGGAGTATTTACTTCCATTGTTATTGCTTACGCTATAAGCCATTTCTACGCGGAGTATAACGTCATTAACTGGATTGTGATGGCTTTGATAATTTCCTGCTTTGGTACCATGGGAGATTTGGTCGAATCAATGTTTAAAAGAAGTATTAATGTAAAAGACTCGGGAAATATGTTACCTGGCCATGGCGGGGTGCTGGACCGATTTGATGGTTTATTAATAAGCGCACCGCTTGTTTATGCTTACTTACATTTGATTACTTATTAA
- a CDS encoding phosphatidylserine decarboxylase family protein, producing the protein MTIHKEGYTSIALIILFIFITNALISYYIPQVTWFIWLWYLISVFLFITVLQFFRHPKRNWTVSNGDVICPADGKIVVIEETEETEFLKDRRIQVSVFMSPINVHVNRNPISGIVKYFKYHPGKYLVAWDPKSSTDNERTTIVVENENGTPILFRQIAGALARRIVWYVKEGDKVEQSKEFGFIKFGSRVDLFLPLDAKINVNLGDVVKGGITKVASLK; encoded by the coding sequence ATGACAATACATAAAGAAGGTTACACCTCAATTGCGCTGATTATCTTGTTTATTTTTATTACAAATGCGCTAATCAGTTATTATATCCCACAAGTAACCTGGTTTATTTGGTTATGGTATCTTATTTCTGTATTCCTTTTTATTACCGTTTTACAATTTTTCAGACACCCAAAAAGGAATTGGACAGTAAGTAACGGCGATGTGATCTGCCCTGCAGATGGAAAAATTGTTGTAATAGAAGAAACGGAAGAAACGGAATTTTTAAAGGATAGAAGAATACAGGTTTCGGTATTTATGTCACCAATAAATGTACATGTTAATAGAAATCCAATAAGCGGAATTGTCAAATATTTTAAATACCATCCTGGTAAATATCTGGTTGCCTGGGATCCCAAATCTTCTACAGACAATGAAAGAACAACCATTGTTGTCGAAAATGAAAATGGCACCCCTATTTTATTCAGGCAAATAGCCGGTGCTTTGGCTCGAAGAATTGTATGGTATGTAAAAGAAGGAGATAAAGTGGAACAGAGCAAAGAATTTGGTTTTATCAAATTTGGATCGAGAGTAGATTTATTTCTTCCTTTAGATGCCAAGATCAACGTAAACCTTGGTGATGTGGTAAAAGGAGGGATTACAAAAGTTGCAAGTTTGAAGTAG